A stretch of Vigna angularis cultivar LongXiaoDou No.4 chromosome 4, ASM1680809v1, whole genome shotgun sequence DNA encodes these proteins:
- the LOC108340969 gene encoding 24-methylenesterol C-methyltransferase 2, producing the protein MDSFSLLCTGALLAGGLYWFVCVLGPAEQKGKRATDLSGGSISAEKVQDNYKQYWSFFRRPKEIETAEKVPDFVDTFYNLVTDIYEWGWGQSFHFSPSIPGKSHHEATRLHEEMAVDLIQAGPGDRVLDVGCGVGGPMRAIAAHSRANVVGITINDYQVNRARLHNKKASLDSLCEVVCGNFLNMPFPDNSFDGAYSIEATCHAPKLEQVYAEIFRVLKPGALYVSYEWVTTDKYHADDPEHVEIIQGIERGDALPGLRSHTDIAETARKVGFVVVKEQDLAKPPAQPWWSRLKMGRIAYWRNHIVVTVLAALGIAPKGTVDVHEMLFKTADYLTRGGDSGIFSPMHMILCRKPNDSDDHVQT; encoded by the coding sequence ATggactctttctctctcctctgcacCGGAGCGCTCCTCGCCGGCGGCCTATACTGGTTCGTGTGCGTACTGGGCCCCGCCGAGCAGAAGGGAAAGCGCGCCACGGATCTGTCTGGCGGCTCCATTTCCGCGGAGAAAGTCCAGGACAACTACAAGCAGTACTGGTCGTTCTTCCGCCGCCCAAAGGAGATCGAAACGGCCGAGAAAGTCCCGGACTTCGTGGACACCTTCTACAATTTAGTGACCGACATCTATGAGTGGGGGTGGGGCCAGTCCTTCCACTTCTCCCCCTCGATCCCCGGCAAGTCCCACCATGAAGCCACGCGCCTCCACGAGGAGATGGCAGTGGATCTCATCCAGGCCGGCCCAGGAGACAGAGTCCTGGACGTGGGCTGCGGCGTGGGTGGGCCAATGCGCGCCATCGCGGCCCACTCCCGCGCTAACGTTGTGGGAATCACAATCAACGACTACCAGGTGAATCGCGCCCGCCTCCACAACAAGAAAGCCAGTCTGGACTCCCTCTGCGAGGTCGTCTGCGGCAATTTCCTCAACATGCCCTTCCCCGACAACTCCTTCGACGGCGCATATTCCATCGAGGCCACGTGTCACGCTCCCAAACTCGAACAGGTCTACGCTGAAATCTTCCGCGTGTTGAAACCCGGTGCGCTCTACGTATCGTATGAGTGGGTCACCACAGACAAGTACCACGCCGACGACCCAGAACACGTGGAGATCATCCAGGGCATTGAGAGGGGTGACGCCTTGCCTGGCCTCAGAAGCCACACTGACATAGCCGAAACCGCGCGTAAGGTAGGGTTTGTCGTGGTTAAGGAACAGGATCTGGCTAAACCCCCTGCTCAACCCTGGTGGAGCCGCCTCAAGATGGGCCGGATCGCCTACTGGCGGAACCACATCGTGGTCACCGTTCTTGCTGCCTTGGGAATTGCACCCAAGGGGACCGTCGACGTCCACGAGATGCTTTTCAAGACAGCTGATTATTTGACAAGAGGGGGCGACTCTGGGATTTTCTCCCCGATGCACATGATCCTCTGCAGAAAGCCCAACGACAGTGACGACCACGTCCAAACCTGA